GAACGGCTGCCCGACGGCACCACGACCTGGAAACGCAGCCCGGGGGGATTGGTCACGGCCTTGGAGCCGTTGCTTCGCCGCCGCAGCGGGGCCTGGGTCGGCTGGCCGGGCTTGGTATCCGGGCAAGTCGACGACGAGATCGACGTCGACGACGAGCCCATCGCTCAAGATGACCTGCAGCTTTTCCCGGTGCGCCTGTCCGCCGACGACGTCGCCCAGTACTACGAGGGTTTCTCGAACGCCACGCTGTGGCCGCTGTATCACGACGTCATCGTCAAGCCGATCTACCACCGCGAATGGTGGGATCGCTACGTCGAGGTCAACCAGCGCTTCGCCGAAGCCACCTCCCGCGCGGCCGCCCGCGGCGCGACGGTATGGGTCCAGGACTACCAATTGCAGTTGGTCCCGACAATGCTGCGCACCCTGCGGCCCGACCTGACCATCGGCTTCTTCCTGCACATCCCGTTCCCCCCGGTCGAGCTGTTCATGCAGCTGCCGTGGCGCACCGAGATCATCGAGGGCTTGCTCGGTGCCGACCTGGTCGGGTTTCATCTGGTCGGCGGCGCACAGAATTTCCTGTTCCTGTCCCGGCAACTGGTGGGCGCCAACACCTCCCGTGGAGCCGTCGGCGTGCGGTCGCGGTTCGGTGAGGTCGAGCTGACGGATCGCAGGGTTCGGGTGGGTGCCTTTCCCATCTCCATCGACTCGGGCGCTCTCGACCAGACGGCACGGCATCGCGACATCCGGCGCCACGCGAAAGA
The DNA window shown above is from Mycobacterium sp. Aquia_216 and carries:
- a CDS encoding alpha,alpha-trehalose-phosphate synthase (UDP-forming), encoding MAPRGSQSSKTADFGNADFVVVANRLPVDLERLPDGTTTWKRSPGGLVTALEPLLRRRSGAWVGWPGLVSGQVDDEIDVDDEPIAQDDLQLFPVRLSADDVAQYYEGFSNATLWPLYHDVIVKPIYHREWWDRYVEVNQRFAEATSRAAARGATVWVQDYQLQLVPTMLRTLRPDLTIGFFLHIPFPPVELFMQLPWRTEIIEGLLGADLVGFHLVGGAQNFLFLSRQLVGANTSRGAVGVRSRFGEVELTDRRVRVGAFPISIDSGALDQTARHRDIRRHAKEIRAELGNPRKILLGVDRLDYTKGIDVRLKAFSELLAEGRIKRDDTVLIQLATPSRERVESYQILRNDIEREVGHINGEYAEVGHPVVHYIHRAVARDELIAFFVASDVMLVTPLRDGMNLVAKEYVACRSDLGGALVLSEFTGAATELRQAYLVNPHDLEGVKDAIEAALNQSADEGRRRMRSLRRQVLAHNVDRWARSFLDALAEAHPPGAN